A part of Deltaproteobacteria bacterium genomic DNA contains:
- a CDS encoding HAD-IIB family hydrolase, with amino-acid sequence MKPVIFTDLDGTLLDSSYSFEPATAALKRISEDAIPLALVTSKTRKEVERIRERLGNLHPFITENGGGVYVPRSYFPFPVKGEERDGFVQMKLGPDYGELRRALDSIRAGSGKAIKGFGDMTVEEVGKLTGLGPEEAALSKEREFDEPFVMAGSSPDEARKLVEAAGYSFTMGRLFHITGANDKGKAVDMLIAMYRALYGKIVTIGLGDGPNDSPFLRKVDYPVLVMNEDGGYNDVGEIPGLVRADGIGPSGWARAVIGILDSIRSSSEGYTC; translated from the coding sequence CGGCACGCTCCTTGATTCAAGCTACTCCTTTGAGCCCGCTACCGCGGCCCTTAAGAGGATTTCGGAAGACGCCATACCGCTTGCCCTCGTTACTAGCAAGACCCGGAAGGAAGTCGAGAGGATACGGGAAAGGCTGGGTAACCTCCACCCGTTCATAACCGAAAACGGCGGCGGGGTCTACGTACCGCGCTCGTATTTCCCGTTTCCCGTGAAGGGGGAGGAAAGGGACGGGTTCGTGCAAATGAAGCTCGGCCCGGACTACGGAGAGCTCCGCCGCGCCCTCGATTCCATAAGGGCCGGGTCCGGAAAGGCCATTAAGGGTTTCGGCGACATGACGGTCGAGGAGGTCGGGAAGCTCACAGGCCTCGGCCCGGAGGAAGCCGCTTTATCCAAGGAAAGGGAATTTGACGAGCCCTTCGTTATGGCGGGGTCCTCGCCTGATGAGGCAAGAAAGCTCGTGGAGGCGGCCGGGTATTCGTTCACCATGGGACGGCTCTTCCACATCACCGGGGCAAATGACAAGGGAAAAGCCGTCGACATGCTTATTGCCATGTACAGGGCCCTCTACGGCAAGATAGTTACAATCGGGCTGGGGGATGGGCCGAACGATTCGCCATTCCTGAGAAAGGTCGACTACCCGGTGCTGGTCATGAACGAGGACGGGGGGTATAACGATGTCGGGGAGATACCCGGGCTGGTGAGGGCTGATGGCATAGGCCCGTCAGGCTGGGCCAGGGCCGTCATCGGCATACTCGATTCCATCAGGTCCTCCTCCGAGGGGTATACCTGCTGA